A segment of the Stegostoma tigrinum isolate sSteTig4 chromosome 27, sSteTig4.hap1, whole genome shotgun sequence genome:
GCAGCTACTTAAAATCTGTGGTGCTGCAGAATCCACAGGTAACACCCTTGTAATACCAGGCTAAATTCTGCCACTAGTCTCATCAAAACTACTTTGGCAATAAAAATCTGTCCAACAAACTGTACTATTTTGTGGCTCAGACAAATATGAGATGGATCTCTAATAATCCCAATTATTGTCGCTGGCGCAAGTAGAGCCAAGAAACTGGCTTTTTTACAGCAGCTTTCCTGACTTCATGGTTCCCCAAAAACAACTTGGAATGACTTGAGCGTAATTTGAAGCGcagccactgttgtaatgtccATTGCATTGGCCAAGTGTATTTGTAGGGGATAATGGATGGCTCAAGAAACCAGATAGAGTGAACTCCGAAACTTGCTTTGCAAAATTGCTCCTGAATCTTGTCCGTGACTGCATTGGGCAGGCAGGATCTTCCTTCTCATGTTATTTCCTCAATGCTGCACTGGAGTATTAATCTAGATTTAGTGCTGATGTCTGACAGGAATGAATGTAAGCCCAGAACTTTGTGGCTCAGGTGAGAATGTTACGTTCTGAGCAATGACTGGTACTAACCAAGTTATCAGCTTTGCTGATGAATCTGTTACGTACTTGCAACACTTGCAATATTTCTCTTGATAATAGGCAAGGTTAAGCTCATTGTTTAATCGGAGACTTGGCTAACAAATACTGCATTTCAACCTTGATTTATCATTGGCCACTTAACCTAAAATGTGTTTACTTGAGTCGTTGTTTGTTGAGCTTTTTGCTCGAAGGATGCTAACACCAGGCCTTGCCCCTGTTTCTGTTAATTACGGGGGTCTCTTAACCTTGAAGACGCTGTCTTCCTGCAAGTGGTTACATCTATAATTAATTAACTGCATAGCGGCCTACACTTCTGTTGTCTCCCTCTTTGACCTTGTGGAGCTCAGTGAGCTTAAGTAACTGAGTCTTTCCAAATTTACCATAAATTGACTGAACTGTGCTTTTGCAGTGTAGCTACATTGCTTCAGTTTATGCTGCTGTATGAATACTCCTTAGTGTCAAACATGCATTGCTTTTTATACATGTTTGGCTCTGTAATGTAGAATTTTTGTTGCTTTACAAAGCAATAGCCAGCAAGATTCTTTGTCAGCTGAGGGTTAGTGAGGGTTTTCGCTACAAATAGCCCTTCGAagtttgtgtgggggggtggggtagtGGCAAGGTTGGAAAGGGAATAGATTTACGTTCCTGGATGTaaaaattttaactttgttcacACGTCATATGCTTCAAACTGTAAGCAGTGGGACATGGGTTTTTATTTTGTGCAATACGTTTAGTCACAACCCTGGGGTTATCCTGCCATCTTGACCGTCACAGAAATATTTTAAAGCACATCATTCTGAACTGTTTACTGTTGTAAACTTAGGCACACTGGGCCTCCACTCAGCGTTGTAGGTGAGTGCAGGCATGCTATTGAACATCATTGGTAAATCTTCCTTGAATAGATTTCTAAGTGCAAATGTAAAAATGCAATCTTGGTTCTTGAAACTGACAGTGGAAGATGGGCCAGCCGTGTTATGTGTGGGGTTTTCATTTTTGTAGCAATGTGTAAAACAAAACTGTACAACCTGCTTCTGAAGCACTTGTCATCTGCTTCAGCCTAGCAATGTTGTGTGCTTGTCCTTTAAGGGAAAGGAATGTGTATCCTTTTTTAGTTTGCCCAGAGTATTGCTGACTGTCCTAGGACTGAGCATATGAGGTTTTCCATTAATAAAAGTTTTGATAGTCTGCTTCTCCAGAGAAGTTAAGGTTGCTCGGACTACAATTGGATGTTGGAATGTATTCGCTATAAGGAATGGTTGGGCAAACTTAGATCGTTTTTGTtggagcaccagaggctgagggacAACCTGATAAATGTATAAAATAGTGAGAAGCATGTATTCGGTGGGTAATCAGTCGTCTTTTTCCTCCCCAGGGTGGCAATGTCAAATGCTAGggagcatgggtttaaggtgaggcaGGGGGTGTGGAGTTTAAAGGAAATATGCAAAGAAAggtttttacgcagagggtggaaGGTGCTCCCACGGGAGGTGGGTAGCAGCAGGATGTGTTAAGCAACATTTAGGAGGCATTTATGCAGACACATGACCAAGTGTGAACAGAGCGATTATggatcatgtgcaggcagatcaatttagtttagaatggcagcATGATTAGCAAAGAcattgtgctgtgctgttctgctCTGTGTTCAATTGAGAGTACAGAATGGGCTTGTGTAAATACTGTGCCATGTGTTGATATTCCCGAGTCACTTTTATTTTAAGATTTGGTTATCACTGTAGGTAAATGCAGCTGGTCAATTTTCACAGCGAGATTCCACAAATAGTAAATGAGAATTGCTGAGCCACTGGGGTATTTGAGGGGTGGTACTTTGTACAtagagaaagagtggggcttgTGAGTGTCAGAAAGGGTTTTCGCATCCTCCAGGATAAGTAGGACAGGCCCTCTTTAACATCCAATTCAAAATATCTCAGATGCTAGTACTGGCCCCAGATTGGGGGACAAACCACAGTGAGAGTAGAGTAGAGTAGTCTGGTTctaaaaaaaaatgtcttttggAATTAACGTGTTTGGCGTGGTTATCTCTCAACTCTGATTAAGGTGGGCCTGAGCCCAGGCCCCTCAGTGTGGGGGTAGAGACGCGAACACTGTGTTCCCCAAGAGGGCCCCAGATGTTCTCATTTCAGAATGGTCCTAAGAAAAAGTAAATGTATTCTGACTGCTGTTCAAGCAAACCGTCTGTTAATTGCTTGGTAGTTATCAACTTCAGTGTTGTATGAAAAGAGtcaaatctgcagcattttgtctTTCGCTCGTCAGGGTGAAGAGACAAGAAGCCAAACTTTGAAAGGGAGTGCCAATTTAAACAGCATGAGAAGAGATTGTTGGTTGGTTCGGCCATTGTTGAGATGGAGATGTAGCAGGAATTGCTCACTCCTGGCCTTGGTTAGCTGATTAGCATACCATGTAGATAGACTGGCCGAGGATGCTACCCTGGGGAATGACAGTCAAAGAAAACTGCTCAATATATGTGTGAACTCCTTTTGATGACATGGGGCAACATGTGAATACGTGTCCCCAGTACAAATAAATGAAATGTGCTGAGAACCTGACTGATCTTAAATTAGTTTGCAGTGTAATTCTTGGCATAGTCTGGATTATTTAGTAAATGCTGCACAGTCGTAGAATTGAATCCAGTGATTGGTCAGCTACTGCCCACGGTGAGCAGTCCAGGAGGCTTGCCATTTGATATAGTCTACTGTTTATTGGGTGCCACTTACATACCTAGCATCACACCAGCACTGAACTTTTATACCCCACTACTCATTGTGAAGTTGGCAGAATGTCTTTTTAAGCTTGATGGCAGCATTGTGCCCACTAAGAGTACCACTTGTTGGGCTCAGTGCAAATTAGCCGTGAGAGACTTTGTCTGATGCTTCATTTTTCGAGATTGTTAACACAGCGAGGGTAACCTGGGATATACTGGGGTACTTTTCACAGAAATAAACATGGCAGCCAGAGCAGGCTGTGGTGAATTTGCATGACGTAACTTGAGTCACGGTTAGGGTAGTCATTATCACAAGACAGTTTTGATGTGCCCTGTCTTGGCATCGGGCTCATTGCGTGAGCAGATGACACAGACCATATTGGCAGGAGTGCGTGCTACTGCAGCAATCCCAGGTTTGTGGTAGTTCGTGAGGAACCCACTGGCAGACTTATGAAACAAAACCTTGAGGGAAGGGAGCCTGCTTGCTCAATTTTAGTGGTACATTTTGAGCAGAGAAGGGACTTCATTGGGATGTGTAAAGAATGCCAACATGGCCAATAATCATTTCTCTGCTGTCGGGTCACAGAATTCCTTCAGTGTTGAAGGCAGCCGTTTGGCCCGTTTTGAGACCACGTtgaccctctgtatctcacccgtACCCAGCCCTCTATTGTACCCTGTACCCCCACCTTTCCCATGTGGTTAAACCACCTAACCTCCcaaaccctgaacactatggacaatttagcatggccaatccacctaacctgcacatctttagactgtgggaggaaacaggagcacccagagcaagtccccacagacacagtgagaacatgcaaactgcacgGAGGCAGTCagccgagagtggaatcaaacctgtgtctctggtgctgtgaggcaacagtgctaattgCCCTGTGTAGGGTGTGAGGGCTCCATGTGTTCCTGTGGTTGCACAAATCCACCCCAGTTGTTGCCCATTCAAAACCTGATGTTCATTCAGCAAGATGCCTTGTCTCACCTCAGCACTAATGGCAATGGCTTGTATTGACAGAATCTGTTGTTGTGTTAATTTAATACCCCAAAGCCTTCAAAGGAGCATTATAAACACAAACTTAGCACTGAGGGGACGGCATGAGAGGTCAGGAGAAATATGGCCAAAAAGTTTAGCCAAAGAGGTTTTAGAATGCATTTTAAAAGGTGGTTTAAAGAgttggaaagattttgaagggtTACAGCAAGGCTTGGGACCATGGTGGCTGAGGCATGACCAATGGTAAATGAGTAAAACTGTGAAGTGCTAAGTTTGGGGATGAGCAAGTTAGACATAGGGAGCAGTGAGAGTAGAGAGACCCTCTGGGAGCAGGACCAATGGAAGCAGCAGGAATGATGAGGGGAACAGAGCCTCATTCACAACATTAGAGCCTTCCTAAATTTGACTACATTTTATTGGATGTTAGTAATGGGCTCCAGGTGAACTCATTGAACCAGTGAATTCTTTTCAAGtaaccatatttttaaaaaacaggttaaacagcttttgtttttctctctccctgaACTTAATCTGGTTAATGATTTGGTGCAAGGGGCAGCTTGTCCCTTTGTGCCTTATAGGACTCATTACTGTAATTCTGACCAGCACAAAAGTTGGATTTCTATTTAATAACAGATATAAAGTGGATTTTTTTGTGTAATTGAGAGCAGAAGCAAAACAAAGCACAAGTCATTACCTTAATGGCTCctttatctgattttttttctctaacaGCTTAGAAAATATTCAGTGGTATTTAGCTTAATGCAGATGTTTGTGTGATCTCCTGCACTAATGAGGCTTACTGTAAACTGTTCCCCAGTCATTTGGGGCAGGTGACATCTGTCTACTTTAAGCTTTGCTATTTTGACCCTCCTTTAATGTACCAGTTCAGGTGCTGAAGGAGCTGTGTAACTTGCTGGATGTATGAACCTTGCCTGTGAAATTACACTTGAATATAGTTTTGAGTGATGTTGTCCATGatgtttttattttcagcaaCTGTTGTTCTCTCCCAGTCCAGCTGTTAAGTGGAGAATGAGACGGGTAACTGCCTTTCTAGTTTACCCTGAGACTGCAAGGTCTTCGTTATGTGCAGAGTTGATGGGACTTTCCCAAAAAGTTCACGGCCAACGAAGTAACTTTTCAAAGTGCGGTTGCTGTTGTAAACACACAATGCAACTCACTCTCCATCCTCTGTCCCGTGATGCCTGGTTTTAATATCATCAGCTGTCTGTGGACACAACACAGGGAAGTGGTTTCCATCGAGGGGCGATTGCAGTTTCCTAGATGTTACTAGAAGCAAATAAACATTGAAAATCGCCCTGTTACGAATCTGGTTACTTGGCTGATGCTTCGTCTCCCTGTTGTTGATGTGTCTTGACGCAGTGACAGACTGCTCTGTATACCTGTGTCTGGTACTTGGTCAAGAAGCTGGTTTCAATTCGTGATCCAAGTAAGTGAGGGGAAATTTGTTGGAGAATACAATACAGGCAGGAAATAGTCATccacttctttctctctcacttcagtGGCTCACAAGTGGCATCTCATTCCTTTTGATAAGTAAAGCTGTTGTATTACTTTAATGCAAATGCCACAGTGGTTGATAGCATTTTCAAGGAGGGGTATAAGTTTGGAGATGCCTGCATCAAAAGATGCAGATCCATGAGCACTAAAACCTATTCCAGCAAAGGTTTACAAACCCCAAATTCCTTGGAAGGACTTCGATATTTGACCCAGAGTTCTCATTGTAAATTGCAACAAGTGGTTCTATTTGGGTGGCAGACTTCTAAATACGGTGAATAACCCTGTACCATGTAACTTACCCATTGGTACAGCCAAAGAGCCCTGGTAACAATGGAGAAATTGCTATCTGCACAGTAGTTTTAGTGTGCAGCAAGGACTCTCCAGGTACGATGTGAAATCTTGTGCAGAGCTAATGAAAAGCAATGTAGTGTGCTTGTGGTTTCTTGAACTTGTTGCGTGTGTTGTGTTGCAGTCCTCTCTAAGACCATCACTGTAGTAAATATGACATTTATGAGCAGACAGTTGAACCGGAAAAAGTGGGTGTGCCGTATAATTGTCTTGTTTGAAGTGTACcatgttattttaaaaagttggaaccaCTGCATTAGAGGTTTCCTGCAAGGGCTAAATAAGTCGATTCCATACCGAGGAGAAAAGGTATGGAAAGTCAGCTGCTTTACTGCAGTCAGTTAGTGTTCCTTAGGATTGTCAACTATGTTCCAATTAATAGGTCATTAGGAACTGCTCTATTTCAACCCACCAGTCTTTCAGCAATTGCATCTCCCAATTAAAAAAGCAAAATCTTGTGCAGGAATCCTGTCGCACGATATCCAAAACAATAACTTTGAAGGACAGTGAAAGTGATCACAAACATTATCTTGACGAATGAATTGTTAGAATGGCTGCACAGGACCACGTTAAGTAACCTCCTCGAACTCCTGACAGCTCCTCTCAGGGCACAGTGCCAGTTGGCAGGGAACACTTGTACTCTGTGTATTCTTCAGTAGTTGCCTAATAAAGTCATTTGCCACTGAAGTTAGCTATCCTTGATGTTCAGACCAAACAATGTCAGAGCAGCCATAGCAGGGATGATTAAGCAAAGTGTCTGCCTCTGtatgttgtcctttgcacatcatcGTGCAGAAAGCATGACTGAAGAGAGAAATGGGTACTATTTTTGAGCTGTCACAAAGTAATCAGCAATAACTTAATCTTTCTCCTCATGTCACCCTTTCTCACAAAGAGAAATTGATCCTTGTAGGCTCAGTGCAAAGCAACAGGGCATATTATCCTAGACGTGGGCTTCCACGTTATCCCTTGTGGGTTTGATTTGAGTCCTCGTGCCCAATGCAGGTCTGGCGCTACATATATCAAGTATCAGTTAAAGTAATATCACCATTGAGTAATTGTGTGCATTGACAGTCTGCATGTTGGTTTTTCAGATGAGTGACAAGATACCAGGATGGCTTTGAGGTTTCGAACTATCTTTCCGTATACGCTACCCGGGGTGCTGGCCCTCATCGGCTGGTGGTGGTACATAACCAGGAAGAAAGGCCGAGAAAGTGGTCGTGGCAAGGCTAAGCTTGCTCTGGCACCAGAATCCTCTGCCGAGGCTGGTGGAGGAGAGCATTGCGCAGACCTGaaggatccccagaatgttaataCGGTGGCCGAGTTAACGAATGCCAGTGAGGAAAAGGCAGATGAAACTGTAGTCAAGCCCCTGAAGCTGGTGCCAGCTCTACAGGTGGAAACTTCAGAGCAGGCGGCGGAACCCGAGAGCAGTTTGTGCCACTTGACGGATAAACGCGATGCCAACGTGGAAAGCAACACTCCAACGATGCTGCTGAGCTCCTCACCCCGATCTCAAGAAGTACTGTTCATGTCCAACGTGCAAGGTCCCCTCCAGACATCGCCCAAGGTTGAGAAGGAAGGCTACCTCCACCAGATGGTGGAGAAGGTCAGCGGTGACCCCTTGGAGATCTGGCAGCCCCCTGTTTGCAGTGTGGTCAAGTCGCCCGCCCCCTTCCCCATCCACAACTTCTCCGTCAACTCCGAGGCAGAGAGGGACAGCAACGGCAGAGCTCTGCCGGGCCTCGGCCGCGCGGAACGTGAGCCGCCGGCGCCTGATGGCCCCAGCATGGAAAGGCCTGAGCCTGAGGGCGAAAACGCGGGCAATCTGACGGAACCCCCCTGTTTCAAGGCCACGCTCAACAACGTCCGCCTCAGCCCGTTCCTGATTCCCCGCCAGGATTCCGACCGGGGAAGCCGACTTGGCAAAGACCCCGTTCCAGCCCCGGCACCCGCCCCCACCGGGAACGGCTTGCCGGCCGACGCGGCTGCGAAAGGCGTTGCTCGGGACGAGATCGAGGCGGCAGCGGCTGGTTTGATCTCCGAGGTGATAACGGCTGCGAAGCAGGAACTCTTTGCTTCACAGCTCGGACCCTGCACGCAGGGTGCATGTGTGGCCGGGGCGGCAAGAGGCAAATCAGCGAATCCCTCTGTCCAACGGCCGGCCACTGCTGACGACTCAGTCCCGGAGCCCGGCATTGACGGGGTGAGACAGGCCAGCGAAGAGGACCGCTCCGTGTCCCGGGCCGGTGCTGCCTCCACCGCAGAGGAGAGGCCTGCCGGACCCGATGGTCGGAGTGAGTTTGCCGGAGAGGTCCCTGCGCCCGAGAAGCCTTCGGAAGAGGATAACCTGGCAGCAGAAGACTCTGGCTGCCATTCAGAAGATGGGGCTGTTGGGGACGGCCTACCAGAAAGCGGCGCAGCTTGGTGTGACCCGGCCAGCCACCAGGGCACATCGAGCAGTCGTGCGGTGTCCAGGGTCGGGCACAGCTGTGAGGGAGAGCTTCCAGAGCCCGAAATGGCACTGGGAGAATCCGGGACAAGGGGAGGCCTTCCGAAGGATTGTGAGAAGGACGCAC
Coding sequences within it:
- the akap1b gene encoding A kinase (PRKA) anchor protein 1b: MALRFRTIFPYTLPGVLALIGWWWYITRKKGRESGRGKAKLALAPESSAEAGGGEHCADLKDPQNVNTVAELTNASEEKADETVVKPLKLVPALQVETSEQAAEPESSLCHLTDKRDANVESNTPTMLLSSSPRSQEVLFMSNVQGPLQTSPKVEKEGYLHQMVEKVSGDPLEIWQPPVCSVVKSPAPFPIHNFSVNSEAERDSNGRALPGLGRAEREPPAPDGPSMERPEPEGENAGNLTEPPCFKATLNNVRLSPFLIPRQDSDRGSRLGKDPVPAPAPAPTGNGLPADAAAKGVARDEIEAAAAGLISEVITAAKQELFASQLGPCTQGACVAGAARGKSANPSVQRPATADDSVPEPGIDGVRQASEEDRSVSRAGAASTAEERPAGPDGRSEFAGEVPAPEKPSEEDNLAAEDSGCHSEDGAVGDGLPESGAAWCDPASHQGTSSSRAVSRVGHSCEGELPEPEMALGESGTRGGLPKDCEKDAQGDQSRASTEEVQPTAKKHLEELNAAGQDSGIGVVYSDATGEEEPLHPKVTPAPGSQQTDAVCDPVTGGTPLEQDPKHKHGPLQQHQGARVPNGGGVEEGADGNSQLLLEMEFDHSGGSDVNSMDSNDSGCPAGGPDTLNKDGATLNAIQDQAELTIWEVQVPKHLVGRLIGKQGRFVSFLKQSSGAKIYISTLPYTQDFQICHIEGNQQQVDKALNLIGKKFKELDLRNLYVPPPPLTLPSLPITSWLMLPDGVTVEVLVVNIVNAGHMFVQQHTHPTCHVLRSMDQQMFLLYSQPGIPTLTPPLEVGIICAAPAVDGAWWRAQVVAYFEETNEVEIRYVDYGGYERVKIEALRQIRSDFVSLPFQGTEVLLDNIMPPPGADHFSEEANTAMDEMTRGAALLAQVTGYDNSGVPLINLWSIIGDEVLFLNRILVEKGHAQWIESY